Proteins from one Kiritimatiellia bacterium genomic window:
- a CDS encoding ADP-ribosylglycohydrolase family protein, with amino-acid sequence MSGLEKPEAEWTRMQDPEVERACGALWGAFIGDALAMPVHWYYDRAALRRDYGEIRGFVAPRNPHPDSILWRSSYKPPAPEYDILHDQVRFWGKRGIHYHQFLHPGENTLNLKLAAVLMESLAARGDYDADDYLRRYIEFLRTPGKHSDTYVEECHRRFFENLAKGLPPRECGSEDIHIGGLSSVPVLAVFYRHDEARARAAVREHVALTHRSSGVLEAADQLARLLISALHGVPAGPLYEGAWLEVARARAEDGRWLLTRPDDEVVGDLFSPACYIGDAWPSVLYLAAKYVEDPEEGLVSNTMLGGDNCHRGAALGALLGAANGEFGLPELWREGLKEAGRLARLISVIAGTPKSG; translated from the coding sequence ATGAGTGGTCTTGAAAAACCGGAAGCCGAATGGACGCGGATGCAGGATCCGGAGGTTGAGCGCGCATGCGGCGCATTGTGGGGCGCTTTTATTGGCGATGCGCTGGCCATGCCGGTCCACTGGTATTACGACCGAGCAGCCCTTCGGCGGGATTACGGAGAAATCCGAGGTTTCGTGGCCCCGCGCAATCCGCATCCGGACAGCATCCTGTGGCGCTCGTCGTATAAGCCGCCAGCGCCCGAATACGACATCTTACACGATCAGGTTCGTTTTTGGGGGAAGCGCGGCATCCATTACCACCAGTTCCTTCATCCCGGCGAGAACACGCTAAACCTGAAGCTCGCCGCGGTGCTGATGGAGTCGCTCGCGGCACGAGGGGACTATGACGCGGACGATTACTTGCGGCGCTACATCGAATTTTTGCGGACACCGGGGAAACATTCGGACACATACGTGGAGGAGTGCCATCGACGCTTTTTCGAAAATCTCGCCAAGGGCTTGCCCCCGCGCGAATGCGGCTCCGAGGACATCCACATCGGCGGATTGAGTTCGGTCCCGGTCCTCGCTGTGTTCTACCGACATGACGAGGCTCGCGCGCGCGCCGCGGTCCGGGAACATGTCGCGCTCACTCACCGTTCCTCTGGTGTGCTCGAGGCGGCGGACCAGCTCGCGCGGCTTCTGATCTCCGCGCTGCATGGCGTGCCCGCCGGCCCGCTCTACGAGGGGGCCTGGTTAGAGGTCGCGCGCGCCCGCGCTGAGGATGGCCGCTGGCTCCTGACCCGGCCGGATGACGAGGTGGTGGGCGATCTTTTCAGCCCCGCATGTTACATCGGCGACGCGTGGCCGTCCGTCCTGTATCTGGCGGCCAAGTATGTGGAGGACCCGGAGGAGGGCCTCGTATCGAACACCATGTTGGGCGGCGATAACTGCCACCGGGGCGCCGCGCTCGGCGCGCTCCTGGGCGCCGCGAACGGCGAATTCGGCCTGCCGGAACTGTGGCGTGAAGGCCTCAAGGAGGCCGGCCGCCTTGCCCGCCTGATATCCGTCATCGCCGGCACCCCCAAAAGCGGCTAG
- a CDS encoding iron-containing alcohol dehydrogenase, whose protein sequence is MRPFEFATATRIVFGQGTARGLADIIGSLGGRPFLVTGAARRHAELIRAAAVFPVAGEPTFDTVRAGVAAARDAGADVVVSIGGGSAIDAGKAIAMLLTNEGDPLDYAEVIGKGQAVSRPAAPFIAVPTTAGTGSEATRNAVLLSPRHGVKVSLRSPLMLPRVALVDPELAVGAPPRITAACGMDALAQLIEPFLSSRATPLTDALCRDGLPRIARSLPRVIEKGDDLDARADMALAALYSGMALANAGLGAVHGLASPIGGGFGAPHGEVCAALLPGVFEANFLHAMERPQECFTKQGKFEEVARLLTGKPDARPVDAVEWLREMNRRLGIPRLSIYGIRPEDASGLAARALETSSMKGNPVPLRADELERIVIGAL, encoded by the coding sequence ATGAGACCGTTCGAATTCGCAACCGCCACGCGGATCGTCTTCGGACAGGGAACCGCGCGCGGACTTGCGGACATCATCGGAAGCCTCGGAGGCCGCCCTTTCCTGGTCACCGGCGCTGCGAGGCGCCATGCGGAACTCATTCGCGCCGCAGCAGTATTCCCGGTCGCCGGCGAGCCGACATTTGATACCGTGCGGGCGGGCGTTGCCGCGGCGCGGGATGCGGGGGCGGATGTAGTCGTGTCCATCGGGGGCGGCAGCGCGATCGATGCCGGCAAAGCCATCGCCATGCTCCTGACCAACGAGGGCGACCCGCTGGACTACGCCGAGGTGATCGGCAAAGGACAAGCCGTTTCCCGCCCCGCCGCGCCGTTCATCGCCGTTCCCACAACGGCCGGGACCGGATCGGAGGCGACGCGGAACGCGGTCCTCCTCTCGCCTCGCCATGGCGTGAAGGTAAGCCTCCGAAGCCCCCTGATGCTGCCGCGCGTCGCATTAGTGGACCCCGAGCTGGCTGTCGGCGCGCCTCCGCGCATCACCGCCGCATGCGGGATGGACGCGCTGGCACAGCTTATCGAGCCTTTTCTGTCCAGCCGTGCGACGCCGCTCACGGATGCGTTGTGCCGCGACGGCCTCCCGCGCATCGCCCGGTCCCTTCCCCGAGTGATCGAGAAGGGCGACGATTTGGACGCCCGCGCGGACATGGCGCTTGCCGCGCTCTACAGTGGGATGGCTCTGGCCAACGCCGGCCTGGGCGCTGTGCACGGACTGGCCTCTCCCATCGGCGGGGGATTTGGAGCCCCGCACGGCGAGGTTTGCGCGGCGTTGCTGCCCGGCGTGTTCGAGGCGAATTTTTTACATGCCATGGAACGGCCTCAGGAATGTTTTACAAAGCAGGGAAAATTTGAGGAGGTCGCCCGGCTGCTTACCGGCAAGCCCGACGCGCGGCCGGTCGACGCGGTAGAATGGCTTCGCGAGATGAACAGGCGGCTTGGCATTCCGCGCCTTTCCATCTACGGCATCCGCCCCGAAGACGCCTCCGGCCTCGCCGCTCGGGCCCTGGAAACCAGCAGCATGAAAGGCAATCCGGTCCCGTTGAGAGCTGACGAGCTGGAGCGAATCGTCATCGGCGCGCTTTGA
- a CDS encoding cryptochrome/photolyase family protein has translation MSEIALIFPHQLFNTHPALKSGRRVVLVEDSLFFGDRFAPARFHKQKLLLHRASMAAYARELVRRGHEVECLSYDPSRTARDTMALLAKRGVREVHLADPVDYLLAKRLRESAQRNGVALHIHPTPMFLTDVGWAAEVMARKRRYLMADFYVAQRLRLGLLVEDGRPVGGRWSFDAENRKPLPATLALPPDPPPRANSAILAVAAGIEREFPGNPGSTEGFWFPVTRRDALAGLEAFLESRLAHFGDYEDAISSRRSVLFHSVLTPALNIGLLTPREVIDRTLEFAAGRAIPLNSLEGFIRQIVGWREFIRVLYEMEGTRIRTSNFWNHTRPLSRAWYEGSTGLAPVDAVIRRVLNRAWCHHIERLMILSNAMLLCRIRPDDVYRWFMEMFIDAYDWVMVPNVYGMGLFADGGLFATKPYISGSAYIRRMSDFRPGPWCEIWDSLFWAFIGDHRDFFAGHPRLAMMARTWDRLGVEKQREHRDRASRFLEKLV, from the coding sequence GTGTCCGAGATTGCGCTGATTTTTCCGCACCAGTTGTTCAATACCCATCCGGCGCTGAAAAGCGGTCGCCGTGTGGTTCTAGTTGAGGATTCGCTGTTTTTTGGCGACCGCTTCGCGCCGGCGCGCTTCCACAAGCAAAAGTTGCTGCTTCACCGCGCGTCCATGGCGGCCTATGCGCGGGAACTGGTACGCCGGGGCCACGAGGTTGAATGTCTGTCGTATGATCCGTCGCGAACCGCGAGGGATACGATGGCTCTGCTAGCGAAGCGCGGGGTGCGAGAGGTCCACCTCGCCGACCCGGTGGACTATCTGCTCGCCAAGCGGCTTCGAGAATCGGCGCAGAGGAACGGCGTCGCGCTTCATATCCATCCAACTCCGATGTTTCTTACGGACGTCGGGTGGGCTGCGGAAGTCATGGCGCGAAAGAGACGCTATCTGATGGCCGATTTCTATGTGGCGCAGCGTCTGCGGCTCGGCCTGCTGGTGGAGGACGGCCGACCGGTCGGAGGCCGGTGGAGCTTCGATGCGGAAAACCGCAAGCCGCTGCCGGCGACCTTGGCGCTCCCGCCGGATCCGCCACCACGTGCGAATTCGGCCATTCTTGCCGTGGCTGCAGGCATCGAGCGCGAGTTCCCTGGAAACCCGGGTTCGACGGAGGGATTCTGGTTTCCCGTCACCCGGCGAGATGCGTTGGCAGGCCTGGAGGCATTCCTCGAGAGCCGGTTGGCGCACTTCGGCGACTATGAGGATGCGATCTCTTCGCGGCGCTCCGTGCTGTTCCACTCGGTGTTGACTCCTGCGCTGAACATCGGGCTGCTGACGCCGCGGGAGGTGATCGACCGCACGTTGGAGTTTGCCGCCGGTCGCGCGATCCCTCTCAATTCGCTCGAAGGCTTCATTCGCCAAATCGTGGGTTGGCGCGAATTCATCCGCGTGCTGTACGAGATGGAGGGCACTCGCATTCGCACTTCCAATTTCTGGAACCACACGCGGCCCCTTTCTCGAGCGTGGTATGAAGGGTCCACGGGCCTCGCCCCTGTCGACGCGGTAATCCGGCGCGTCCTGAATCGGGCGTGGTGCCATCACATTGAGCGGCTCATGATCCTATCGAACGCCATGCTGTTGTGCCGGATTCGACCGGATGACGTCTACCGCTGGTTCATGGAGATGTTTATCGACGCCTATGACTGGGTCATGGTGCCGAATGTGTACGGGATGGGCCTTTTTGCCGACGGCGGCCTGTTCGCGACGAAGCCCTACATCTCTGGGTCCGCCTACATTCGGCGGATGAGTGATTTCCGTCCCGGCCCGTGGTGCGAGATCTGGGATTCGCTGTTCTGGGCCTTTATCGGCGACCACCGCGACTTTTTTGCCGGACATCCGCGGCTGGCCATGATGGCGCGCACGTGGGACCGGCTCGGCGTCGAAAAACAGCGTGAGCATCGGGATCGCGCCTCGCGATTTTTGGAAAAGCTTGTATAA
- a CDS encoding antibiotic biosynthesis monooxygenase, whose protein sequence is MNPIIVHVHVHVKPEGIEAFKAATLANVLASRKEPGVARFDAYQQADDPTRFLLIEEYKTPDAPAAHKATPHYAAWRDAVAPLMAEERRSVKYIPLA, encoded by the coding sequence ATGAACCCGATCATCGTACATGTCCACGTCCACGTGAAACCGGAAGGCATCGAGGCGTTCAAGGCCGCGACGCTTGCCAACGTGCTCGCAAGCCGAAAGGAACCCGGGGTTGCGCGTTTTGACGCCTACCAGCAGGCCGACGACCCGACGCGGTTCCTGCTCATCGAGGAATACAAGACCCCGGATGCGCCCGCCGCGCACAAGGCGACGCCGCACTACGCCGCCTGGCGAGATGCTGTCGCTCCGCTCATGGCGGAGGAGCGGCGCAGTGTGAAATACATTCCGCTGGCATGA